The following proteins come from a genomic window of Dreissena polymorpha isolate Duluth1 chromosome 1, UMN_Dpol_1.0, whole genome shotgun sequence:
- the LOC127867583 gene encoding uncharacterized protein LOC127867583: MTDTSSDVIYDYCCNACEEDNANREAMFYCQPCSKRYCDKCIEQHNVLFKKHKSFGRKELDKWPAAKTAMDLLQNCQQHPYHRIELFCEDHMTLCCVLCHLYDHKQCNKITQTAEKAKTMNQSDFQRLATTLVSEQQILGKEIDMANECLQTLHEARDRAHKEIQLFRKTFNDLLDHLEGNTVQTLDTLHNTLGNVIKSGIWKCSKLKEDFKSMQEAIKDVDCGKPNVQIFIAHSKITEMVSNRHTLLKKISANRNVDMTFQGNPDVGQYLSGLSVVGNVEGSNRVSGKCLSGEIAKCKEVMIRSVKLVSDKNTCDIRSIIELPSGEVLMTDWNNKRMKLIDMQYKVVAHTDLPNSPCDICSISSTEFAVTYYTASMIQFLTVNNSQIVVGRTLKFEHDCIGIAYYKGTVFVTSSTALYQYRLDGQLVKKIYEDNSVADAVYKCAVSGSLLYVTSFKHDKLLTMSMDGTILISFKDPALRGLSAVHMSESGLLLVCGYDSHNLVLVYGVRGLLTLASEKDGLFHPESVFYSERSDRLIVGNKSDNILVIRTTVSEHYKTFVRERGADRLGFSIVGGHGSPIGDLPIYVANITKGTEAENGQLKRGDQILSVNGASLEGLTHDEAVNILKNAKGSVIMNVLSYQLQLV, translated from the exons ATGACGGACACTAGTTCAGACGTAATATACGATTATTGCTGCAATGCCTGCGAGGAAGACAATGCCAACAGGGAGGCGATGTTCTACTGCCAGCCATGTTCAAAAAGATACTGTGATAAATGCATCGAACAGCACAATGTTCTATTTAAGAAACACAAATCATTCGGAAGAAAGGAACTGGATAAGTGGCCCGCTGCCAAGACCGCAATGGATCTCCTGCAGAACTGTCAACAACACCCCTATCACCGCATTGAGCTTTTCTGTGAAGATCACATGACACTATGTTGTGTTTTGTGTCACCTTTACGATCATAA acaGTGCAACAAGATAACGCAGACAGCGGAAAAGGCAAAGACGATGAATCAGTCAGATTTTCAGCGATTAGCCACAACCCTTGTCTCGGAACAGCAGATATTGGGTAAAGAAATCGACATGGCTAACGAATGCCTGCAGACACTTCATGAGGCACGTGATAGAGCGCACAAAGAAATACAACTATTTCGCAAAACATTTAACGACTTGTTGGACCACCTTGAGGGGAATACTGTACAGACTCTGGACACTTTGCATAATACATTAGGAAACGTTATAAAATCCGGCATATGGAAATGTTCAAAGCTTAAGGAAGACTTCAAAAGTATGCAGGAAGCAATTAAAGATGTCGATTGCGGAAAGCCAAACGTACAGATATTTATTGCACATTCTAAAATTACCGAAATGGTTTCAAACAGGCACACATTATTAAAGAAAATATCTGCCAACCGAAATGTTGACATGACTTTTCAAGGTAATCCTGATGTTGGACAATATCTATCAGGCCTCAGTGTCGTTGGAAATGTTGAAGGTTCAAATCGAGTTTCAGGAAAATGTTTATCAGGCGAGATAGCGAAGTGTAAAGAGGTAATGATTCGCAGTGTCAAACTAGTATCCGATAAGAACACTTGTGATATACGTAGCATAATTGAACTACCTAGCGGAGAGGTCCTTATGACGGATTGGAACAACAAAAGAATGAAGCTGATTGATATGCAATACAAAGTTGTCGCTCACACAGACTTACCCAACTCTCCATGTGACATATGCAGCATCAGTTCTACTGAGTTCGCTGTTACATATTATACAGCAAGCATGATCCAGTTCCTCACTGTCAATAACAGTCAGATAGTGGTTGGCAGGACACTTAAATTCGAACATGACTGTATTGGAATCGCATATTATAAAGGGACTGTGTTTGTAACATCAAGTACTGCCTTGTATCAATACCGATTGGACGGTCAGCTTGTAAAGAAGATCTACGAAGATAATTCAGTAGCAGACGCAG tgtACAAGTGTGCAGTGAGTGGATCACTGCTGTATGTGACCAGCTTCAAACACGACAAGCTCCTAACAATGTCTATGGATGGGACTATCCTAATATCCTTCAAAGATCCTGCACTTCGTGGTCTTTCAGCTGTTCACATGTCAGAGTCAGGTCTGCTGCTGGTCTGTGGGTACGATTCACACAATTTGGTACTAGTGTACGGTGTGCGAGGATTGTTAACTCTGGCTTCCGAGAAGGACGGTTTGTTTCATCCAGAGTCTGTATTCTACAGTGAACGTTCTGACAGGCTGATTGTTGGGAACAAAAGTGACAACATCCTGGTGATACGCACAAC GGTTTCGGAACATTACAAGACTTTTGTCCGGGAGCGCGGCGCTGATCGCCTTGGCTTCTCAATCGTGGGAGGTCATGGCAGTCCGATTGGTGACCTTCCGATTTATGTGGCAAACATTACAAAGGGGACAGAGGCAGAGAACGGCCAATTAAAACGCGGCGATCAGATTTTGTCAGTGAACGGGGCCAGTTTGGAGGGGCTGACGCATGATGAAGCAGTTAATATTCTGAAAAATGCAAAAGGTTCTGTGATAATGAATGTGTTGTCCTATCAGCTGCAACTGGTGTAA